From Micromonospora echinospora, one genomic window encodes:
- a CDS encoding DNA polymerase III subunit delta' yields the protein MSEVFAELVGQDEAVDTLRRAAAAAAVLRAAGAHPDPTGGTGPDGDGGTGPDPGAGMTHAWIFTGPPGSGRSEAARAFAAALQCVDGTGCGSCAGCHTTRAGTHADVRLVVPEGLSIGVNEMRALVLRAASTPSGGRWQVVIISDADRLTEAAGNALLKAIEEPPPRTVFLLCAPSTHPDDISVTIRSRCRVVPLRQPPPGAVAEVLVRRDGIAPDVAEWAASAAQGHVGRARRLAGDAEARARRDAVLAVPRRLTGVGAAFDAASALIEAAEAEAAAAVAETDAAEKAALQTALGAGGTGRGAAGAMRGAAGQIKDLEKRQKSRATRAQRDALDRALVDLAGFYRDALVTALRAPVAPVHTDTVAMARAGAEKWDAEGALRRLEAVLECRVAIEANVKPKIAVEAMMLALWKG from the coding sequence ATGTCGGAGGTCTTCGCCGAACTGGTCGGGCAGGACGAGGCGGTCGACACGCTGCGCCGGGCCGCCGCGGCCGCCGCCGTGCTGCGTGCCGCCGGCGCCCACCCCGACCCGACCGGCGGGACCGGGCCGGACGGTGACGGCGGGACGGGACCGGATCCGGGTGCGGGGATGACCCACGCCTGGATCTTCACCGGCCCGCCCGGTTCCGGGCGTTCGGAGGCCGCCCGCGCCTTCGCCGCCGCCCTCCAGTGCGTGGACGGCACCGGCTGCGGCAGCTGCGCCGGCTGCCACACCACCAGGGCCGGTACCCACGCCGACGTCCGGCTGGTCGTGCCCGAGGGGCTCTCCATCGGCGTGAACGAGATGCGCGCCCTGGTGCTGCGGGCGGCGAGCACCCCGTCCGGTGGGCGGTGGCAGGTCGTGATCATCTCCGACGCCGACCGGCTCACCGAGGCGGCCGGCAACGCGCTGCTCAAGGCGATCGAGGAGCCGCCCCCGCGTACGGTCTTCCTGCTCTGCGCCCCGTCCACCCACCCGGACGACATCTCGGTGACCATCCGGTCGCGCTGCCGGGTCGTACCGCTGCGGCAGCCGCCGCCCGGTGCGGTGGCCGAGGTGCTGGTCCGCCGGGACGGGATCGCCCCCGACGTGGCCGAGTGGGCGGCGTCCGCCGCCCAGGGCCACGTGGGCCGGGCCCGCCGGCTGGCCGGAGACGCGGAGGCCCGCGCCCGGCGGGATGCCGTGCTGGCCGTGCCGCGCCGGCTGACCGGGGTCGGGGCCGCCTTCGACGCGGCGTCCGCGCTGATCGAGGCCGCCGAGGCGGAGGCCGCTGCGGCCGTCGCGGAGACCGACGCCGCCGAGAAGGCCGCGTTGCAGACCGCGCTCGGCGCAGGCGGCACCGGCCGGGGCGCCGCCGGGGCGATGCGGGGGGCCGCCGGGCAGATCAAGGACCTGGAGAAGCGGCAGAAGTCCCGGGCCACCCGGGCGCAGCGGGACGCGTTGGACCGGGCCCTGGTCGACCTGGCCGGGTTCTACCGGGACGCCCTGGTCACCGCGCTGCGGGCCCCGGTCGCGCCGGTGCACACCGACACCGTGGCGATGGCCCGTGCCGGCGCGGAGAAGTGGGACGCCGAGGGGGCGCTGCGCCGGCTGGAGGCGGTGCTGGAGTGCCGCGTCGCGATCGAGGCCAACGTCAAGCCGAAGATCGCCGTGGAGGCGATGATGCTCGCCCTGTGGAAGGGCTGA
- a CDS encoding YbaB/EbfC family nucleoid-associated protein, producing the protein MPRGEIDEAWIEEAVRRYRRIESLQAEFDAAVAGVQVTVRSPDGLVEVVVTAAGTITDVRFLGPLHNRHPRDVANSVQAAVTAAADAAQWAREKLHNETFAAYRPLAGA; encoded by the coding sequence ATGCCGCGGGGGGAGATCGACGAAGCCTGGATCGAGGAGGCCGTCCGGCGGTACCGCCGGATCGAGTCCCTCCAGGCCGAGTTCGACGCGGCGGTCGCGGGCGTCCAGGTCACCGTCCGCTCCCCCGACGGACTAGTCGAGGTGGTGGTCACCGCCGCCGGCACGATCACCGACGTCCGTTTTCTCGGCCCGCTGCACAACCGCCACCCCCGGGACGTCGCCAACTCGGTGCAGGCGGCGGTCACCGCGGCGGCCGACGCGGCGCAGTGGGCGCGGGAGAAGCTGCACAACGAGACGTTCGCCGCGTACCGACCGCTGGCGGGGGCCTGA
- the tmk gene encoding dTMP kinase — protein sequence MLSAASYGDWLGLLATSIFAADQVEGSTAKGAAFGTVIAIRLLPALVLGPLAGVFADRFDRRWTMVICDVLRFLLFASIPLVALLGASGGVVVGWATVATFLIETITLMWLPAKEAAVPNLIPRARLEMANQLSLISTYGLTPVLAALSIAGLDASVRAATGGEMPDWAEPAQLALWFNAFSRLATALVVAFGIKEISQGKDERESRAEQSMLRQFKEGWRFIGHTPLVRGLVLGIFGAFAGGGIVIGTARFFAASLGAGDAAFYLLFGAIFIGLAIGIGLGPMIVRDLSRRRWFGMSIVLASASVLALAFAIHLSMAMLGAILVGAGAGMAFLAGTTLLGGEIADEVRGRVFAVVQIGTRLVLIFAIALSSLLVGVGGSRELRIADLGISISSTRLLLLAAGLAGIFAGISAFRQMDDKKGVPVLADLWGSMRGRPLTPAEPFVSAGLFVVFEGGEGAGKSTQVTRIAETLGGQGHEVVVTREPGATPVGQRIRTLLLGAPGSDTPSPRAEALLYAADRAHHVATVVRPALVRGAVVVSDRYVDSSLAYQGAGRTLPVDEVSWLSSWATGGLKPDLVVLLDVDPRTGLARVAARGGEADHVEAESLAFHERVRYAFLDLAAADPKRYLVLDASRPAEEIAAQVAARVKEMLVDPSAIVHPAPAKQPDTTTQPELSDEELVTMEQRR from the coding sequence GTGCTCAGCGCCGCCTCCTACGGAGACTGGCTCGGCCTGCTCGCCACCTCCATCTTCGCCGCCGACCAGGTCGAGGGAAGCACCGCCAAGGGCGCCGCGTTCGGCACCGTCATCGCGATCCGGCTGCTGCCCGCGCTGGTGCTCGGCCCGCTCGCCGGGGTCTTCGCCGACCGGTTCGACCGGCGCTGGACGATGGTCATCTGCGACGTGCTCCGCTTCCTGCTGTTCGCCTCCATCCCGTTGGTCGCGCTCCTCGGCGCCAGCGGCGGAGTGGTGGTCGGCTGGGCCACGGTGGCGACGTTCCTGATCGAGACGATCACCCTGATGTGGCTCCCGGCCAAGGAAGCGGCGGTCCCGAACCTCATCCCGCGCGCCCGGCTGGAGATGGCCAACCAGCTCAGCCTGATCAGCACGTACGGCCTCACCCCCGTCCTGGCCGCGTTGAGCATCGCCGGGCTGGACGCCAGCGTCCGGGCCGCCACCGGTGGTGAGATGCCCGACTGGGCCGAGCCCGCACAGCTCGCGCTCTGGTTCAACGCCTTCTCCCGGCTGGCCACCGCGCTGGTGGTGGCCTTCGGCATCAAGGAGATCAGCCAGGGCAAGGACGAGCGGGAGTCCCGCGCCGAGCAGAGCATGCTCCGCCAGTTCAAGGAGGGCTGGCGGTTCATCGGCCACACGCCGCTGGTGCGGGGGCTGGTGCTGGGCATCTTCGGCGCGTTCGCCGGTGGCGGCATCGTGATCGGCACCGCCCGTTTCTTCGCCGCCTCGCTCGGGGCCGGCGACGCCGCCTTCTACCTCCTCTTCGGTGCGATCTTCATCGGTCTGGCGATCGGTATCGGGCTCGGCCCGATGATCGTCCGGGACCTCTCCCGCCGTCGCTGGTTCGGCATGAGCATCGTGTTGGCCAGCGCGTCCGTGCTGGCGCTCGCCTTCGCCATCCACCTCTCCATGGCGATGCTCGGGGCGATCCTGGTCGGCGCGGGCGCGGGCATGGCCTTCCTCGCCGGCACCACCCTGCTCGGCGGGGAGATCGCCGACGAGGTCCGGGGCCGGGTCTTCGCCGTGGTGCAGATCGGCACCCGGCTGGTGCTGATCTTCGCGATCGCGCTGAGCAGCCTCCTGGTCGGCGTCGGCGGCTCCCGGGAACTGCGCATCGCCGACCTCGGCATCTCGATCTCCTCCACCCGGCTGCTGCTGCTCGCCGCTGGCCTGGCCGGCATCTTCGCCGGGATCAGCGCCTTCCGGCAGATGGACGACAAGAAGGGCGTCCCGGTCCTGGCTGACCTGTGGGGCTCGATGCGGGGTCGTCCGCTCACCCCCGCCGAGCCCTTCGTCTCCGCCGGTCTCTTCGTGGTCTTCGAGGGCGGCGAGGGGGCCGGCAAGTCCACCCAGGTCACCCGGATCGCCGAGACCCTCGGGGGGCAGGGGCACGAGGTGGTGGTCACCCGGGAGCCCGGGGCCACCCCGGTCGGTCAGCGGATCCGCACGCTGCTGCTCGGTGCCCCCGGCTCGGACACCCCGTCGCCGCGCGCCGAGGCGCTGCTCTACGCCGCCGACCGGGCGCACCACGTGGCCACCGTGGTCCGGCCCGCGCTGGTCCGGGGCGCGGTGGTGGTCAGCGACCGGTACGTCGACTCCTCCCTGGCGTACCAGGGGGCCGGGCGGACGCTGCCGGTCGACGAGGTCTCCTGGCTCTCCTCCTGGGCCACCGGCGGTCTCAAGCCCGACCTGGTGGTGCTGCTCGACGTCGACCCGCGCACCGGCCTGGCCCGGGTCGCGGCCCGGGGTGGGGAGGCCGACCACGTCGAGGCCGAGTCGCTCGCCTTCCACGAGCGGGTCCGGTACGCCTTCCTCGATCTCGCCGCCGCCGACCCGAAGCGCTACCTGGTGCTCGACGCGTCCCGTCCGGCCGAGGAGATCGCCGCCCAGGTGGCCGCCCGGGTCAAGGAGATGCTGGTCGACCCGTCCGCGATCGTGCACCCGGCTCCGGCGAAGCAGCCGGACACCACGACGCAGCCGGAGTTATCCGACGAGGAGCTGGTGACGATGGAGCAACGCCGCTGA